A stretch of the Gracilinanus agilis isolate LMUSP501 chromosome 4, AgileGrace, whole genome shotgun sequence genome encodes the following:
- the LOC123245232 gene encoding tripartite motif-containing protein 43-like has translation MASNNIKESLQDELTCSICQAPLTDPATVDCGHKVCQWCFSGSSQTSTFFSCPECRKISQSRAFKATLRRRKTNIQRSLRQKSEGSNKCDRHQEVQTLFCVEDKTLLCVSCSQSQEHEAHTIQPIETAAGDYRKKLQETVKLLRETLKDVQKLILDEKKVPRTWAVLWTEQVEMPRKKFQEKFKELSDFLSDEEEEVHSLVELDEEENEMIEHLKEHEVQQEVQNTKKKMISNLQLYQHKNDLREMVIILEEKSQMPDRELLQDAGKTLRKSELLLLQKPEPFTPFLSHSYCMELTKFLRRFQESRLVQCHYPYEFTDDRKRTITFADISSGQMYAVYTSGSLHYINGRDLSFTQLDMNGTSEEKQEHPIFSCYCLPVERENALSNYPPNPSVEWH, from the coding sequence ATGGCTTCTAACAATATTAAGGAAAGCCTCCAGGATGAACTTACTTGCAGCATTTGTCAAGCCCCTCTCACAGACCCAGCGACTGTGGATTGTGGACACAAAGTTTGCCAATGGTGTTTCAGTGGCTCCAGCCAAACTTCTACGTTTTTCTCCTGCCCTGAATGCAGGAAAATCTCCCAATCCAGAGCTTTTAAAGCAACTTTAAGGAGAAGAAAAACTAATATACAGCGCAGCCTGCGTCAGAAGTCTGAGGGATCCAACAAGTGTGACAGACACCAGGAGGTTCAGACGCTGTTCTGTGTGGAGGATAAGACCTTACTCTGTGTATCCTGTTCACAATCTCAGGAACATGAGGCTCACACAATCCAACCCATAGAAACAGCCGCTGGGGACTACAGGAAAAAGCTCCAGGAGACGGTGAAACTTTTACGTGAAACTTTAAAAGATGTTCAGAAGTTGATATTAGATGAGAAGAAGGTACCTCGGACATGGGCCGTCCTGTGGACAGAACAAGTAGAAATGCCAAGAAAAAAGTTTCaggaaaaatttaaagaattaagtgacttcctgagTGATGAAGAAGAGGAAGTCCACAGTCTTGTGGAACTGGATGAGGAGGAGAATGAAATGATTGAGCACTTGAAGGAGCATGAGGTCCAGCAAGAAGtccaaaacacaaagaaaaagatgattaGCAACTTGCAACTGTACCAACACAAGAATGACCTAAGGGAAATGGTCATAATACTGGAAGAAAAGTCTCAGATGCCAGATAGAGAACTGCTCCAGGATGCAGGAAAAACACTGAGAAAGAGTGAGCTGCTGTTGCTTCAAAAGCCAGAACCTTTCACACCATTTCTGAGCCATTCTTACTGCATGGAATTAACCAAATTTCTGAGGAGATTTCAAGAATCTCGCCTGGTGCAGTGTCATTATCCGTATGAATTTACTGATGACCGAAAGAGGACTATCACTTTTGCAGATATTTCCTCAGGTCAGATGTATGCCGTTTATACCTCTGGAAGTCTTCACTACATTAATGGGAGGGATTTGTCTTTTACACAACTCGACATGAATGGCACGTCTGAAGAAAAGCAAGAACATCCCATCTTTTCCTGTTACTGTTTGCCAGTTGAAAGGGAGAATGCCCTTAGTAATTACCCTCCTAACCCCTCAGTAGAATGGCATTAG